One window from the genome of Deltaproteobacteria bacterium encodes:
- a CDS encoding DUF4160 domain-containing protein: MPEISRFFGIVIKMFFDDHNPPHFHAEYSGYVALIDIRNLSAFSGRLPPRVMGLVIEWATIHQEELFANWERARAQQEPQKIAPLE, encoded by the coding sequence ATGCCTGAGATCAGTCGCTTCTTTGGCATCGTCATCAAGATGTTCTTTGACGATCACAATCCGCCCCATTTCCATGCGGAGTACAGCGGCTACGTTGCTCTGATCGACATCCGCAACCTGTCCGCCTTCTCTGGCCGCTTGCCGCCTCGCGTGATGGGACTCGTGATCGAGTGGGCAACAATCCACCAAGAGGAGCTCTTCGCTAACTGGGAGAGGGCGCGGGCTCAGCAGGAACCGCAGAAGATTGCCCCGCTCGAATAG